One segment of Salvelinus fontinalis isolate EN_2023a chromosome 12, ASM2944872v1, whole genome shotgun sequence DNA contains the following:
- the LOC129867033 gene encoding small EDRK-rich factor 2-like, which yields MSRIKAFSRRDVNRILLVHSWQAWQPSPHRLLRNNNMTRGNQRDLARARNAKKQGNDKGKKADDGMSAAARKLRDAEIMQQKQKKANDPKPADEKAK from the exons ATGTCTCGTATTAAAGCGTTCAGTCGTCGTGACGTAAATCGAATATTGTTGGTGCACAGCTGGCAGGCTTGGCAGCCTTCTCCACACCGTTTACTTAGAAACAACAACATGACAA GGGGGAATCAGCGTGACCTTGCTCGTGCTAGAAATGCCAAAAAACAAGGGAATGACAAGGGAAAGAAGGCTGATGATGGCATGTCTGCAGCTGCGAGGAAGCTGAG GGATGCAGAGATAATGCAACAGAAGCAGAAAAAAGCCAATGACCCTAAGCCGGCAGACGAGAAAGCCAAATAG
- the LOC129867019 gene encoding ras and EF-hand domain-containing protein-like has product MDKSSLQRLFSACDINKSGVIEYEDFTVVCRELNVPEDEIKTLFNKFGASEDGCINYSNFSSRFQEVSETLDLASFGASPQSQGSPWEEFQSRMDDATGLLSGRLRDQLAELHQAMYISEPLLLQQYEGLVDALVSESKDHRLESEQLETSLRRTEELNTSQLTELEEDMQQQLACVEVRVREEEHKRMEGVMAALQRRHENEVADLHTVMDRLLKSQGESELNSSRQDVDKLQNQISELTQEKEQLRTSLFKAQTNISILQVEMDKLKNMYADQKLQHERESDELKKMVIEYQSYSSHIEILQAMNKKLYDSNDGLRSALVNDVASSKRRLSPNNEIPARRMKPVRQSTLINSEGAHTTVGSSKTTNSHVASWADTYPDSGVSLPMDTTESSGSESDSDDSTETVHHSYSYVPSDIEISDVKLEANQAILSVAPSKASSIASSIRRRLSAFPMKQTEADLVDTGGPECPGPMYRLVLAGDAGSGKSSFLLRLSLNEFRGDIQTTLGVDFQIKKMLVDGEKTNLQIWDTAGQERFRSIARSYFRKAHGVLLLYDVTSESSFLNVREWMDQIQDSTDEKLPMCVIGNKVDLREDRPEGSCVSTVDGEKLARTYDALFCETSAKEGTNIVEAVLHLAREVKKNVKLRRQSESQVKLSLSSSKKALTNCCRV; this is encoded by the exons ATGGACAAATCCAGCCTCCAGAGACTGTTTTCAGCGTGTGACATTAATAAATCTGGTGTGATTGAATACGAAGACTTTACAGTTGTTTGTCGAGAGCTGAATGTGCCTGAAGACGAAATCAAAACTTTATTCAACAAATTCGGCGCTAGTGAAGATGGATGTATTAATTACAGCAATTTTTCATCGCGGTTTCAAGAGGTTTCAGAAACATTGGATTTGGCCTCTTTTGGAGCGTCTCCTCAAAGTCAAGGAAGTCCCTGGGAAGAGTTCCAGAGCAGGATGGACGATGCAACCGGTCTCCTCTCAGGAAG ACTGCGGGATCAGTTGGCTGAACTGCACCAAGCCATGTACATCTCAGAACCTTTGTTGTTGCAACAATATGAGGGACTTGTCGATGCTCTTGTCAGTGAAAGCAAGGACCACAGGCTTGAGAGTGAGCAACTGGAAACCAGTTTGAGAAG AACAGAGGAGCTGAACACCAGTCAGTTGACAGAGCTGGAGGAGGACATGCAGCAGCAGCTTGCCTGTGTAGAGGTCAGGGTGAGAGAAGAG GAGCATAAGAGAATGGAGGGAGTCATGGCGGCACTCCAGAGAAGGCATGAGAATGAGGTGGCAGACCTGCATACTGTTATGGACAGGTTGTTAAAG TCCCAAGGGGAATCTGAACTGAACAGTTCCAGGCAGGATGTTGACAAACTACAGAACCAAATAAGTGAACTGACTCAG GAAAAGGAGCAGTTACGGACTTCTCTCTTCAAAGCACAGACAAACATCTCCATTCTGCAGGTAGAGATGGACAAGCTGAAGAACATGTATGCAGACCAGAAACTTCAACATGAGAG AGAAAGTGATGAACTGAAAAAGATGGTTATTGAATACCAGTCTTACTCCAGTCACATTGAAATTCTCCA GGCCATGAACAAAAAGCTGTATGACAGCAATGATGGCTTGCGCTCTGCCTTAGTCAACGATGTGGCATCAAGTAAAAGGAGG CTATCCCCCAACAATGAAATCCCAGCTCGAAGAATGAAGCCAGTTCGACAAAGCACGCTTATAAA TTCAGAGGGAGCACACACAACTGTAGGCTCCAGTAAAACGACCAACTCCCATGTAGCCAGCTGGGCTGATACATACCCGGACAGTGGTGTGTCCTTGCCTATGGACACTACTGAAAGCTCAGGCAGCGAGTCTGACAGTGATGACTCTACAGAAACAGTACACCACAGTTATTCATATGTGCCCTCAGACATTGAG ATATCAGATGTGAAATTGGAAGCAAATCAGGCAATACTGTCTGTAGCTCCCAGCAAAGCTAGTTCCATTGCTTCATCCATCCGGAGACGCTTGTCTGCTTTCCCAATGAAG CAAACAGAAGCAGACCTTGTTGACACTGGTGGCCCTGAGTGCCCTGGTCCCATGTACCGGTTAGTTTTGGCGGGAGATGCAGGATCAGGGAAGTCCAGCTTTCTATTGCGGTTGAGTCTCAATGAGTTCAGGGGAGATATTCAGACGACGTTGG GAGTTGATTTCCAAATCAAGAAGATGTTGGTGGATGGAGAAAAAACAAACCTCCAGATATGGGATACTGCTGGACAAGAGAG GTTCCGCAGTATTGCCAGGTCTTATTTCCGTAAAGCCCATGGAGTTTTACTGCTGTATGATGTCACTTCTGAAAGCAGCTTCCTTAATGTCAGAGAGTGGATGGACCAGATTCAG GACTCCACAGATGAGAAACTCCCAATGTGTGTGATTGGGAATAAAGTGGACCTGCGGGAAGATCGACCAGAGGGAAGCTGTGTCAGCACTGTTGATGGGGAAAAGCTGGCAAGG ACATACGATGCCCTGTTCTGTGAAACTAGTGCTAAAGAGGGAACAAATATAGTGGAGGCAGTACTTCACCTGGCAAG AGAAGTTAAGAAAAATGTGAAACTGAGACGGCAATCAGAGTCACAGGTGAAGTTGAGTTTAAGCAGTTCAAAGAAAGCTCTGACCAACTGCTGCAGAGTATAA